CATGTCGCCGATGCTGCGCCGTGCGGTGACCGCCTGTTCGGCCGTACCGGTCGATTCGGCGAACAGTTCCGACATGCGCAAACCAAGCCGCTGGCTGAGCTGCAGCAGCTTGTCATAGGTCAGGGTGAGGCGGTCATGCTCGATCTTGGACAGAGTCGAAACGGGGATGCCGCTTTTCGCGCTCATCTCCTTCAGCGTCCAGCCTTCGCGGGTGCGCAATCCTCGGAGCAGCGCGCCGAGCGTGGGATTGGTCGAAGCCACAGTGTCAATTCTCTCCCGGGATCATATTGACAATTCTCTGATTAGGATCATCATGTCCCAATCAGAACATTTCGACCAAGGTAATGGTTCATCCGCGGCGAGGCAATCCCGACCGCGGGGATACCGGAAAAGAGGGACCTGGACATGCGATCGATCAAGTTATTCGCCGCGGCAGCTTTGCTGCTGATCGGCGGCGTTACCGCCGCGCAGCAGTCCGCGCCGCTGGCGCCGACGCTCGCACCGGCCCCCGCCGGCAAACCGGTGATCGCTGCGGCGACTCCCGCCGCGCCGCTTGGCGAAGGACAGGCGCCACTGAACAAGCAGGATCTCGACGCCTGGCTCGACGGTTACATGCCCTATGCGCTGAAGACCGGCGATATTGCCGGCGCGGTGGTGGTCGTGGTCAAGGACGGCCAGATCGTCTCGAAGCGCGGCTTCGGTTATGCCGATATCGCCAAGCGCAAGCCGGTCGATCCCGATCTGACGCTGTTCCGGCCCGGCTCGGTGTCCAAGCTGTTCACCTGGACCGCGGTCATGCAGCAGGTCGAGGCGGGCAAGATCGATCTCGATGCCGATGTGAATAAATATATCGATTTCAAGATTCCGCTGAAGGACGGCAAGCCCGTCACGATGCGTGAAATCATGCAGCACACCACGGGTTTCGAAGAGCATGGCAAGGACATCATGTTCTACGATGCGAAGAACCTGAAGACGCTCGGCAATTATGTGAAGGAAGGACTGCCGCACCGTATCTTCACGCCGGGCAGCACGCCTGCCTATTCGAACTATGCGACCGCACTCGCCGGCTATATCGTCGAGCGGACCAGCGGCCTGTCGTTCGACGACTATATCGACCAGCGCGTCTTCAAGCCGCTCGGCATGGCGCATTCGACCTTTCGCCAGCCTTTGCCGACACAGTTCACGCCGCTGATGGCGACGGGGTATCCGCAAGCCTCGGAAGATCCGATCAAGTACGAGATCGTCGGGCCGGGGCCGGCGGGCAGCCTGGCCTCTTCCGGCACCGACATGGCGCGTTTCATGGTCGCGCATCTCAATCAGGGCGCCGGGCTGATGAAACCCGAAACCGCGCGGATCATGCATGATTCCCCGTTGACCGTCGTGCCGCCGCTCAACCGCATGGAACTCGGTTTCTTCGAAACCAACATCAATGGCCGCCAGGTCATCGCCCATCTCGGCGACACCACCGTGTTCCACACGTCGCTGCACCTTTTCATGAAGGAAAATGTCGGCTTCTACGTGTCGTTCAACAGCGCCGGAAAGAACGGCGCGGTCGGCGCGCTGCGGGGTGCGATGTTCCAGGATTTCGCCGACCGCTACCTGCCCTCGATCGCGCCCGCCGATGGCAAGGTCGATGCCAAGACCTCGGCCGAACATGCCAAGCTGATGGTCGGCAATTGGCTCAACAGCCGTCGCGACGAAACCAATTTCATGGCGATCGGCAATCTCATCGGACAGGTCGCGATCAGCGTAGACGGCAAGGGCAATCTCGTCGTGCCGGCCGCGCACGCGCTTAACGGTGCGCCGATGAAATGGGTCGAGATCGCGCCGTTCGTGTGGCGCCAGGTCGGCGGGCATGAACGCCTCGCCGCCAAGGTCGTCGACGGAAAGGTCGTGCGCTGGAGCTTCGACGGTGTCTCGCCGTTCATGGTCTTCGACCGCGCTCCCGCCTCGCAATCGGCGGCCTGGATCATGCCGTTGCTGTACGCCAGTATCGGCATTCTCCTCCTGACCTTGCTGCAATGGCCGGTCGCCGCGCTGATCCGCCGTCGTTACAAGGCGCCGCTCGCGCTGGAAGGGCGCGCCCGCCAGGCCTATCGCGGCGTTCGCGCCGGTGCCGGACTGGTGCTGATCATGCTGGTCGGCTGGATGATCGGCTTCTCCAAGCTGACCGGCGATATCGCCAACCTCACCGCGTCGTCCGACGGCATGTTGTGGTCGCTCCAGATCCTCGGCGCGCTCGCCTTTGTCGGCGGCGTACTGCTCGCCGGCTGGAACCTGTGGCTGACCTGGAAAGATAAGCGTGGCTGGTTCGCCAAGCTGTGGTCGGTGCTGGTGCTGATCGCGATGCTGACCGTCCTCTACGTGGCATGGACCTTCGGTCTGCTCGCCATGACGGTGCTTTACTGATGGCCGGGATCAAGCTCTCGGTCGCCAGTGAAACGCTCAGACTCGCCGCTCCCTTTCGTATCTCTGGCTATGTGTTCGACAGTGCGGATGTGGTCGTCGTCACATTGGATGACGGCGATCACCAGGGGCGCGGCGAGGCGTCGGGGGTCTATTATCTCGGCGACGACGTGCCCGCGATGCTCGCCGCTATCGAGGAGGCACGGGACGCGGTCGAGGGCGGCATCTCGCGCGACGAATTGCGCGACCTGTTGCCCGCCTGCGGTGCGCGCAACGCGATCGATGCGGCACTGTGGGAGCTTGAATCCAGGCAGACGGGCAAGCCGGTCTGGGCGCTGGCGGGGCTCGACGCGCCGCGTCCGCTGGTCACCACCTTCACGCTCGGCGCGGATGAGCCGGCAAAGATGGCCGACGGCGCGCGTGCTTACGACCATGCGCGATCGATCAAGGTCAAACTGACCGGCGACCTCGCGCTCGACATCGCGCGGGTCGAGGCGATCCGCGCCGCGCGGCCCGATGTGTGGTTGGGTGTCGATGGCAATCAGGGCTTTGCGATCGGCGATCTCGACGCGCTGGTTACAGCGATGGTCGCCGCCAATGTCTCGCTGATCGAACAGCCGCTCGCGCGCGGTCGCGAAGCCGATCTCGACGGGTATCGCTCGCCGATCCCGATCGCGGCGGACGAAAGCGCGCTGACGCTCGCCGATGTTCCCACGCTGGCCGGCCGGTTCGATGTGTTCAACATCAAGCTCGACAAATGTGGGGGGCTGACCGAGGGGCTGATGATTGCCGCCGCGGCGCGGGCCGCGGGACTCGGCGTGATGGTCGGCAACATGGTGTGCACCAGCCTGGGCATGGCGCCGGGCTTCGTGCTCGGCCAGCTGTGCGACCTCAACGATCTGGACGGGCCGATCTTCCTCAAACGGGATCGCACGCCGGGCATGATCTATCGCGACGGCACCGCCTGGTGTCCCGAAGCGGTGTGGGGCGCCGAAGCCCGAGTCCCCGCGTGACCGATACGGGGCCCGAGCCGACCTGGTTCGGCCAGCCACGCGGCCTTACCGTGTTGTTCCTGACCAATATGTGGGAGCAATTCTCCTATTACGGCATGCGTGCGCTGCTGGTCTATTACATGACCAAGCAGTTGCTGCTGGGGCAGGGGCATTCGTCGTTCATCTATGGCGCCTATACCGCCTGCGCCTATTTCACCCCGATCATCGGCGGGGTGATCGCCGACCGGTTGCTCGGCAAGCGCCGCGCGGTGATCATCGGCGCCAGCATCATGGCCGCCGGGCATTTCATGATGACGTTCGAGGCACTTTTTTATGCCGGGCTGATCACCATCGCACTGGGCAACGGCCTGTTCCTTCCGAGCCTACCGAGCCAGATCAACGACCTCTACAAGGCGGGCGATCCGCGCCGCGGCTGGGCCTATAATGTCTATTATGTCGGCGTGAACATCGGCGGATTCCTTGCGCCGCTGATCTGCGGCACGCTCGGCGAAGTCTATGGCTGGCATTATGGTTTCGGCGCTGCCGGGATCGGC
This portion of the Sphingomonas sp. So64.6b genome encodes:
- a CDS encoding dipeptide epimerase, encoding MAGIKLSVASETLRLAAPFRISGYVFDSADVVVVTLDDGDHQGRGEASGVYYLGDDVPAMLAAIEEARDAVEGGISRDELRDLLPACGARNAIDAALWELESRQTGKPVWALAGLDAPRPLVTTFTLGADEPAKMADGARAYDHARSIKVKLTGDLALDIARVEAIRAARPDVWLGVDGNQGFAIGDLDALVTAMVAANVSLIEQPLARGREADLDGYRSPIPIAADESALTLADVPTLAGRFDVFNIKLDKCGGLTEGLMIAAAARAAGLGVMVGNMVCTSLGMAPGFVLGQLCDLNDLDGPIFLKRDRTPGMIYRDGTAWCPEAVWGAEARVPA
- a CDS encoding serine hydrolase domain-containing protein — protein: MRSIKLFAAAALLLIGGVTAAQQSAPLAPTLAPAPAGKPVIAAATPAAPLGEGQAPLNKQDLDAWLDGYMPYALKTGDIAGAVVVVVKDGQIVSKRGFGYADIAKRKPVDPDLTLFRPGSVSKLFTWTAVMQQVEAGKIDLDADVNKYIDFKIPLKDGKPVTMREIMQHTTGFEEHGKDIMFYDAKNLKTLGNYVKEGLPHRIFTPGSTPAYSNYATALAGYIVERTSGLSFDDYIDQRVFKPLGMAHSTFRQPLPTQFTPLMATGYPQASEDPIKYEIVGPGPAGSLASSGTDMARFMVAHLNQGAGLMKPETARIMHDSPLTVVPPLNRMELGFFETNINGRQVIAHLGDTTVFHTSLHLFMKENVGFYVSFNSAGKNGAVGALRGAMFQDFADRYLPSIAPADGKVDAKTSAEHAKLMVGNWLNSRRDETNFMAIGNLIGQVAISVDGKGNLVVPAAHALNGAPMKWVEIAPFVWRQVGGHERLAAKVVDGKVVRWSFDGVSPFMVFDRAPASQSAAWIMPLLYASIGILLLTLLQWPVAALIRRRYKAPLALEGRARQAYRGVRAGAGLVLIMLVGWMIGFSKLTGDIANLTASSDGMLWSLQILGALAFVGGVLLAGWNLWLTWKDKRGWFAKLWSVLVLIAMLTVLYVAWTFGLLAMTVLY